Proteins encoded within one genomic window of Jiangella mangrovi:
- a CDS encoding prolyl oligopeptidase family serine peptidase, with product MPDTAPYGSWPSPVTAEIVAENDGRPGWVSHDGGALWWTRPQPAEGGRVALLRLRDGASEPEVVLPAPWNLRTRVHEYGGMAYVVVPDGGAGAAVVFAEYTDQRLYRYIPGSDDEPAPLTPSPQIPSGLRYAEPVLSPSGTEVWCIREEHTGPAPTDVRRALVAVPLDGSGDVRVLVEDTHFLACPRPSPDGRRLAWIGWEHPDMPWDSTVLRVAAVGPDGTVGDPVTVAGGESESIAQAEWETPDALLIATDRTGWWNLHRVRLSEDDGGAGAARVGEPEVLCDRAEEFAGPLWQLGLRWFAPLEGGDVVVIRGRAAARLNVLDTRSGLLYDLLEDQHTEWAPTLAVSGRTVYGVAASPVTPFEVVEASGGAVSAVVQSTLSVPVTSLPRPEARTFPGPGGREVHAIVYEPSGSRFGGMAGEKPPYVVFAHGGPTSRVPMVHDLEVAYFTSRGLGVVEVNYGGSTGFGRSYRERLRGQWGVVDVEDCVAAAKALVDEGAADGSRLAIRGGSAGGWTSAAAIAFTDVFACATIMYPVLDLVAFRTGETHDFESQYLDGLVGPWPDAESVYRERSPMNVPEKFTVPFLLLQGLEDEVCPPGPTARFVERIDEIGGPPHEYIAFEGEQHGFRRKETIVTALEKELELYAKVFGFTASS from the coding sequence GTGCCCGATACCGCACCGTACGGGAGCTGGCCGTCGCCGGTGACCGCCGAGATCGTCGCCGAGAACGACGGCCGTCCCGGCTGGGTCAGCCACGACGGCGGGGCACTGTGGTGGACCCGCCCCCAGCCCGCCGAGGGCGGCCGGGTCGCGCTGCTGCGGCTGCGCGACGGCGCGTCCGAGCCCGAGGTCGTGCTGCCGGCGCCGTGGAACCTCCGCACCCGGGTGCACGAGTACGGCGGCATGGCGTACGTGGTGGTGCCCGACGGTGGCGCCGGTGCCGCCGTCGTCTTCGCCGAGTACACGGACCAGCGGCTGTACCGGTACATCCCGGGCTCGGACGACGAGCCGGCACCGCTGACGCCGTCGCCGCAGATCCCGTCGGGGCTGCGTTACGCCGAACCGGTGCTGTCGCCGTCGGGCACCGAGGTCTGGTGCATCCGCGAGGAGCACACCGGGCCCGCGCCGACCGACGTGCGGCGGGCGCTGGTCGCGGTGCCGCTGGACGGGTCCGGCGACGTGCGGGTGCTGGTCGAGGACACGCACTTCCTCGCCTGCCCGCGCCCGTCGCCCGACGGCCGGCGGCTGGCATGGATCGGCTGGGAGCACCCGGACATGCCGTGGGACTCGACGGTGCTGCGGGTGGCCGCCGTCGGGCCGGACGGGACGGTGGGCGATCCCGTCACCGTCGCCGGCGGGGAGTCCGAGTCGATCGCGCAGGCCGAGTGGGAGACGCCCGACGCGCTGCTGATCGCGACCGACCGCACCGGCTGGTGGAACCTGCACCGGGTCCGGCTGTCCGAGGACGACGGCGGCGCCGGCGCTGCTCGCGTGGGCGAGCCCGAGGTGCTGTGCGACCGCGCCGAGGAGTTCGCCGGGCCGCTCTGGCAGCTGGGGCTGCGCTGGTTCGCGCCGCTCGAGGGCGGCGACGTCGTGGTGATCCGCGGTCGGGCGGCGGCCCGTCTGAACGTGCTCGACACCCGGTCCGGTCTGCTCTACGACCTGCTCGAGGACCAGCACACCGAGTGGGCGCCGACGCTCGCGGTGTCCGGGCGCACGGTCTACGGCGTCGCGGCGTCTCCGGTCACGCCGTTCGAGGTGGTCGAGGCGTCCGGCGGCGCGGTGTCGGCTGTCGTGCAGTCGACGCTGTCGGTGCCGGTCACGTCGCTGCCGCGGCCGGAGGCACGGACGTTCCCGGGTCCGGGCGGGCGCGAGGTGCACGCGATCGTGTACGAGCCGTCGGGCTCCCGGTTCGGCGGCATGGCCGGTGAGAAGCCGCCGTACGTCGTGTTCGCGCACGGCGGGCCGACCAGCAGGGTGCCCATGGTGCACGACCTCGAGGTCGCCTACTTCACCAGCCGCGGGCTCGGCGTCGTCGAGGTCAACTACGGCGGCTCGACGGGGTTCGGCCGCTCCTACCGCGAGCGGCTGCGCGGCCAGTGGGGCGTCGTCGACGTCGAGGACTGCGTCGCCGCGGCGAAGGCCCTCGTCGACGAGGGTGCGGCCGACGGTTCGCGGCTGGCGATCCGCGGTGGCTCGGCCGGTGGCTGGACGTCGGCGGCGGCGATCGCGTTCACCGACGTCTTCGCCTGCGCGACGATCATGTACCCCGTCCTCGACCTGGTCGCGTTCCGCACCGGCGAGACCCACGACTTCGAGTCGCAGTACCTCGACGGGCTGGTCGGGCCCTGGCCCGACGCCGAGTCGGTGTACCGCGAGCGCTCGCCCATGAACGTGCCGGAGAAGTTCACCGTCCCGTTCCTGCTGCTCCAGGGGCTCGAGGACGAGGTCTGCCCGCCCGGCCCGACCGCCCGCTTCGTCGAGCGGATCGACGAGATCGGCGGGCCGCCGCACGAGTACATCGCGTTCGAGGGGGAGCAGCACGGCTTCCGCCGGAAGGAGACGATCGTGACGGCGCTGGAGAAGGAACTGGAGCTCTACGCGAAGGTCTTCGGCTTCACGGCGTCGTCGTGA
- a CDS encoding M20/M25/M40 family metallo-hydrolase: MAEPDVLTLASDLIRIDTTNPGDGTGRERPAAEYVAEKLGEAGIEATLIESAPNRANVVARIAGTDPGRDPILVHGHLDVVPAEAADWSVHPFSGEVRDGMLWGRGAVDMKGMDAMMLAVVRAWAREGRRPPRDVVLAFTADEEASAAHGSTWLVTKHADLFEGVTEGISESGGYTFHAGGRRLYPVAAGERGTAWLKLTARGRAGHGSRINGDNAVAALAGAVHRLAEYRWPMRLTPTVRASLEGIGAALGVPVDLSSDDGVRATVERFGPARVLVEAVLSNSTNPTMLSAGYKVNVIPETATAYVDGRVVPEARNEFEATVTSLAGPSVAWEYAHAEVALSADPASPTFAAMAGALLAEDPDAHVVPVCMAGGTDAKQFSRLGITGYGFAPLRLPPDLDYSALFHGVDERVPVDALEFGVRVLDRFLTT; encoded by the coding sequence ATGGCTGAGCCCGACGTCCTGACCCTGGCCTCCGACCTCATCCGCATCGACACCACGAACCCCGGCGACGGCACTGGGCGTGAGCGGCCGGCCGCCGAGTACGTCGCCGAGAAGCTGGGCGAGGCCGGCATCGAGGCCACGCTCATCGAGTCCGCGCCGAACCGCGCCAACGTCGTCGCCCGCATCGCCGGCACCGACCCCGGCCGCGACCCGATCCTCGTCCACGGTCACCTCGACGTCGTGCCGGCCGAGGCCGCCGACTGGTCGGTGCACCCGTTCTCCGGCGAGGTCCGCGACGGCATGCTCTGGGGCCGCGGCGCCGTCGACATGAAGGGCATGGACGCGATGATGCTCGCCGTCGTCCGGGCCTGGGCGCGCGAGGGCCGCCGCCCGCCGCGCGACGTCGTCCTCGCGTTCACCGCCGACGAGGAGGCCAGCGCCGCGCACGGCTCCACCTGGCTCGTCACCAAGCACGCCGACCTGTTCGAGGGCGTCACCGAGGGCATCAGCGAGTCCGGCGGCTACACGTTCCACGCCGGCGGCCGCAGGCTGTACCCCGTCGCCGCGGGGGAGCGGGGGACCGCCTGGCTGAAGCTGACGGCGCGCGGCCGGGCCGGCCACGGGTCGCGGATCAACGGCGACAACGCGGTCGCGGCGCTGGCCGGGGCGGTGCACCGGCTGGCCGAGTACCGGTGGCCGATGCGGCTGACGCCGACGGTGCGGGCATCGCTCGAGGGCATCGGCGCGGCGCTGGGCGTACCGGTCGACCTGTCCAGCGACGACGGCGTCCGGGCGACGGTCGAGCGCTTCGGCCCGGCGCGGGTCCTGGTCGAGGCGGTGCTGTCCAACAGCACCAACCCGACCATGCTGAGCGCCGGCTACAAGGTGAACGTCATCCCCGAGACGGCGACGGCGTACGTCGACGGCCGGGTGGTGCCGGAGGCGCGGAACGAGTTCGAGGCGACGGTGACGTCGCTGGCCGGCCCGTCCGTCGCCTGGGAGTACGCGCACGCCGAGGTCGCGCTGTCCGCCGACCCCGCGTCGCCCACGTTCGCCGCCATGGCCGGCGCGTTGCTGGCCGAGGACCCGGACGCGCACGTCGTCCCCGTCTGCATGGCCGGCGGGACCGACGCCAAGCAGTTCTCGCGGCTCGGCATCACCGGCTACGGCTTCGCGCCGCTGCGGCTGCCGCCGGACCTGGACTACTCGGCGCTCTTCCACGGCGTCGACGAGCGGGTGCCCGTCGACGCGCTGGAGTTCGGCGTCCGGGTGCTCGACCGGTTCCTCACCACCTGA
- a CDS encoding M55 family metallopeptidase, whose protein sequence is MKVLISADMEGATGVTWPADVEPGTEQWQRCRAMFTSDVNGAIAGLFDGGADEVLVNEAHATMRNLLLEQLDERATMITGRHKALTMVEGLQAGDVDGVVFLGYHAGAGAEGVLAHTYLPNSITGVWVNGDPASEGRLNALVAAEYGTPVVLVTGDDRACDDAATYAPLARTAAVKDYVSRYAARCRPPARTFETIRVEAKHAVALAVRHEPATNRGPYTVEIEVDATQLADFAGMVPTVERVAERRVRYIAGTAYDLIRCFKAVTTLISNGIENHYG, encoded by the coding sequence ATGAAGGTGCTGATCTCGGCCGACATGGAGGGCGCGACCGGCGTCACGTGGCCCGCAGACGTCGAGCCGGGGACGGAGCAGTGGCAGCGCTGCCGGGCGATGTTCACGTCCGACGTCAACGGCGCCATCGCGGGCCTGTTCGACGGCGGCGCCGACGAGGTGCTGGTCAACGAGGCGCACGCGACCATGCGCAACCTGCTGCTCGAGCAGCTCGACGAGCGCGCCACCATGATCACCGGGCGGCACAAGGCGCTGACCATGGTCGAGGGCCTGCAGGCCGGCGACGTCGACGGCGTCGTCTTCCTCGGGTACCACGCGGGCGCGGGTGCCGAGGGCGTCCTGGCGCACACCTACCTGCCCAACTCCATCACCGGCGTGTGGGTGAACGGCGATCCCGCCAGTGAGGGCCGGCTGAACGCGCTGGTCGCGGCCGAGTACGGCACGCCGGTCGTGCTCGTCACCGGCGACGACCGCGCCTGCGACGACGCCGCCACGTATGCCCCACTGGCCCGCACGGCCGCCGTCAAGGACTACGTGTCGCGCTACGCGGCCCGCTGCCGCCCGCCGGCGCGCACCTTCGAGACCATCCGCGTCGAGGCCAAGCATGCCGTCGCGCTCGCCGTCCGGCACGAGCCCGCCACGAACCGCGGCCCGTACACCGTCGAGATCGAGGTCGACGCCACGCAGCTGGCCGACTTCGCGGGTATGGTCCCGACGGTGGAACGCGTCGCCGAGCGCCGGGTGCGCTACATCGCCGGCACCGCGTACGACCTGATCCGCTGCTTCAAGGCGGTCACCACCCTGATCTCGAACGGCATCGAGAACCACTATGGCTGA
- a CDS encoding MarR family winged helix-turn-helix transcriptional regulator: MTAYPEPRDDGADRIQAAWRRELPGVPVGSIGVITRVWRLGQLLADDRRRTLERLGIDNPTLDLLSTLRRSAPPYRLTPSQIAERSFVTAGAVSQRIARAEAAGLVRRERSAADGRSVVVALTDEGRELNERVVADLLRHEETLLDGLDDAQRAALAELLKTLLGDLTTRFGAQDRPTSL; the protein is encoded by the coding sequence ATGACAGCCTACCCCGAACCGCGAGACGACGGTGCCGACCGCATCCAGGCGGCCTGGCGGCGCGAGCTGCCGGGCGTCCCCGTCGGCTCCATCGGCGTCATCACGCGCGTCTGGCGGCTGGGCCAGCTGCTCGCCGACGACCGCCGCCGCACGCTGGAGCGGCTCGGCATCGACAACCCGACGCTCGATCTGCTCAGCACCCTGCGTCGCAGCGCGCCGCCGTACCGGCTGACGCCGAGCCAGATCGCCGAGCGCAGCTTCGTCACGGCCGGCGCGGTGTCGCAGCGCATCGCGCGCGCCGAGGCCGCCGGGCTGGTGCGGCGCGAGCGCTCGGCCGCCGACGGCCGCTCCGTCGTCGTCGCGCTGACCGACGAGGGGCGCGAGCTCAACGAGCGCGTCGTCGCCGACCTGCTGCGGCACGAGGAGACGCTGCTCGACGGCCTCGACGACGCGCAGCGGGCTGCGCTGGCGGAGCTGCTCAAGACGCTGCTCGGCGACCTGACGACACGCTTCGGCGCCCAGGACCGACCGACGTCCCTGTGA
- a CDS encoding SDR family oxidoreductase, with protein MSARTIVVTGGGTGIGRAVAAGFAAAGDTVVVTGRRRSKLDEVVEELGPKVSAVDFDASDPAAVTEALDRMPATVDVLVNTAGGNTAFGRPAPAPGDLAAVAAAWRENFDANVLTAVLMTTALLPRMPSGGRIVTISSIAAKRGGGSYGAAKGAVESWTASLAADLGPRGITTNLVAPGLTAGTEFFQGRLTDERRLKNIGETMNGRAGTVDDVAAAVHYLASPAAGHVTGQVLHVNGGAYLGR; from the coding sequence ATGAGTGCACGCACGATCGTCGTCACCGGCGGCGGGACCGGCATCGGGCGGGCGGTGGCCGCGGGCTTCGCGGCCGCCGGCGACACCGTCGTCGTCACCGGGCGGCGGCGGTCGAAGCTGGACGAGGTGGTCGAGGAGCTGGGTCCGAAGGTCAGCGCCGTCGACTTCGACGCGTCCGACCCGGCCGCCGTCACCGAGGCGCTGGACCGGATGCCGGCGACGGTGGACGTCCTGGTCAACACGGCCGGCGGCAACACCGCCTTCGGCCGGCCCGCGCCGGCGCCCGGCGACCTCGCCGCCGTGGCGGCGGCATGGCGCGAGAACTTCGACGCCAACGTCCTGACCGCGGTGCTCATGACGACGGCGCTGCTGCCGCGGATGCCGTCGGGCGGCCGGATCGTCACGATCAGCTCGATCGCGGCCAAGCGGGGCGGCGGCAGCTACGGCGCGGCCAAGGGCGCCGTCGAGTCGTGGACGGCGTCGCTCGCCGCCGACCTCGGCCCGCGCGGCATCACCACGAACCTCGTCGCCCCGGGGCTGACCGCCGGCACCGAGTTCTTCCAGGGCCGGCTCACGGACGAGCGGCGGCTGAAGAACATCGGCGAGACGATGAACGGCCGCGCCGGCACCGTCGACGACGTCGCGGCCGCCGTCCACTACCTGGCCTCGCCCGCCGCCGGCCACGTCACCGGCCAGGTCCTCCACGTCAACGGCGGCGCGTACCTGGGGAGGTGA
- a CDS encoding DivIVA domain-containing protein — translation MAVSREPEFRTTRMREGYDLDAVDDFVDVVIDALDGRSSGRGITPEQIEAEEFKVVRMREGYVMDDVDDWLDAAASELRTRRKAAAQQQAPSHQQAQQHQQVPANAYAQGIPPVGPPMGAAPVAPPVQAPPPAAPPVMPPPAATGYGQPSGPPSNPSYPAAYYDTPHGTSHGTSQYDTQAYDPLTDSAVNELDPVLRALDPGYVQPTAPAAPPPQEQYQRAPEQPVEDASLAPSSTPSTGLHHIEIWVRDLDSATRSFGWLFERLGWTLFQAWENGRSWQAPGGGPYVVIECSPDLSWVAYDRKAPGLNHLALAVPEQWMVDRIVSEAPAYGWHLMFADRHPHAGGPHHYAAYMENDDGYEVEVVAP, via the coding sequence GTGGCCGTCAGTCGCGAGCCTGAGTTCCGCACCACTCGTATGCGTGAGGGCTATGACCTGGATGCCGTCGACGACTTCGTCGACGTGGTGATCGATGCTCTGGATGGCCGGTCCTCGGGGCGTGGCATCACGCCCGAGCAGATCGAGGCCGAGGAGTTCAAGGTCGTCCGCATGCGCGAGGGCTACGTCATGGACGACGTCGACGACTGGCTCGACGCCGCCGCGTCGGAGCTGCGGACCCGCCGCAAGGCCGCCGCGCAGCAGCAGGCGCCGTCGCACCAGCAGGCGCAGCAGCACCAGCAGGTGCCGGCCAACGCCTACGCGCAGGGCATCCCGCCGGTCGGCCCGCCCATGGGCGCCGCGCCGGTCGCGCCGCCGGTGCAGGCCCCGCCGCCCGCCGCGCCGCCGGTCATGCCGCCGCCGGCCGCCACGGGCTACGGCCAGCCGTCCGGGCCGCCGTCGAACCCGTCCTACCCGGCCGCCTACTACGACACCCCCCACGGGACGTCGCACGGCACCAGCCAGTACGACACCCAGGCGTACGACCCGCTCACCGACTCCGCGGTCAACGAGCTCGACCCCGTCCTGCGCGCGCTCGACCCCGGCTACGTGCAGCCCACGGCGCCGGCCGCGCCGCCGCCGCAGGAGCAGTACCAGCGGGCGCCCGAGCAGCCCGTCGAGGACGCCTCGCTGGCGCCGTCGTCCACGCCGTCGACCGGCCTGCACCACATCGAGATCTGGGTCCGCGACCTCGACTCCGCCACCCGCTCGTTCGGCTGGCTGTTCGAGCGCCTCGGCTGGACGCTCTTCCAGGCCTGGGAGAACGGCCGGTCCTGGCAGGCGCCCGGCGGCGGCCCGTACGTCGTCATCGAGTGCTCGCCCGACCTCAGCTGGGTCGCGTACGACCGCAAGGCGCCGGGCCTCAACCACCTCGCGCTGGCCGTGCCGGAGCAGTGGATGGTCGACCGCATCGTCTCCGAGGCGCCGGCGTACGGCTGGCACCTCATGTTCGCCGACCGCCACCCGCACGCCGGCGGCCCGCACCACTACGCGGCCTACATGGAGAACGACGACGGCTACGAAGTCGAGGTCGTCGCCCCCTGA
- the rlmN gene encoding 23S rRNA (adenine(2503)-C(2))-methyltransferase RlmN, whose protein sequence is MPRPGELTLVPARRGKPPRHLADLDVDARRQAVAELGEKPFRADQLSRHYFARYVNDPAQMTDVPASVRDTLAATMLPTLTTAVKHLETDGGTTRKTLWRLFDGALVESVLMRYTGDRPRVTLCVSSQAGCGMNCPFCATGQQGLTRNMSAAEIIEQVVAAERMLADGEIPGGTGRVTNVVFMGMGEPLANYKAVVTAVRRMTDPAPSGLGIGRRGVTVSTVGLVPAIDKLAAEDLGVRLALSLHAPDDELRDELVPVNTRWKVGEALDAARAYFEKTGRRVSIEYALIREINDHAWRGDLLGKLLNERGRGWVHVNPIPLNPTPGSKWTASRPEDEAAFVAALEDRGIPVTIRDTRGSDIDGACGQLATVGD, encoded by the coding sequence ATGCCCAGACCCGGTGAGCTCACGCTCGTTCCCGCCCGACGTGGCAAGCCGCCCCGCCACCTCGCCGACCTCGACGTCGACGCTCGCCGACAGGCGGTGGCCGAGCTCGGCGAGAAGCCGTTCCGGGCCGACCAGCTCTCCCGGCACTACTTCGCGCGCTACGTCAACGACCCCGCGCAGATGACCGACGTGCCGGCGTCCGTACGCGACACGCTGGCGGCCACCATGCTGCCCACCCTCACGACGGCGGTGAAACACCTCGAGACCGACGGCGGCACCACGCGCAAGACGCTGTGGCGGCTGTTCGACGGCGCCCTGGTCGAGAGCGTGCTCATGCGTTACACCGGCGACCGCCCGCGGGTCACGCTGTGCGTGTCGAGCCAGGCCGGCTGCGGCATGAACTGCCCGTTCTGCGCCACCGGTCAGCAGGGCCTCACCCGCAACATGTCCGCGGCCGAGATCATCGAGCAGGTCGTCGCCGCCGAGCGCATGCTGGCCGACGGCGAGATCCCCGGCGGAACCGGACGGGTCACCAACGTCGTCTTCATGGGCATGGGCGAGCCGCTGGCCAACTACAAGGCCGTCGTCACCGCCGTGCGCCGCATGACCGACCCCGCCCCGTCGGGCCTCGGCATCGGCCGGCGCGGCGTGACGGTGTCCACCGTCGGCCTGGTGCCGGCCATCGACAAGCTGGCCGCCGAGGACCTCGGCGTCCGGCTGGCGCTGTCGCTGCACGCGCCCGACGACGAGCTGCGCGACGAGCTGGTGCCGGTCAACACCCGCTGGAAGGTCGGCGAGGCGCTCGACGCCGCTCGGGCCTACTTCGAGAAGACCGGCCGCCGGGTGTCCATCGAGTACGCGCTGATCCGCGAGATCAACGACCACGCGTGGCGCGGCGACCTGCTCGGCAAGCTGCTCAACGAGCGCGGCCGGGGCTGGGTGCACGTCAACCCGATCCCGCTCAACCCCACGCCCGGCTCGAAGTGGACGGCCTCGCGCCCCGAGGACGAGGCGGCGTTCGTCGCCGCGCTGGAGGACAGGGGCATTCCGGTGACCATCCGGGACACCCGCGGAAGCGATATCGACGGGGCGTGTGGTCAGTTGGCTACCGTTGGTGATTAG
- a CDS encoding phosphatidate cytidylyltransferase → MTDGATGSTGSRSRRHGRAGRDMRAASLVGLGLGAIVLSTLFLFKPAFVGLVVIVMVVAVWELATALGARSVAVPVVPVVLGTVLMLVGAYLGGGSPLMVGLGLTVAAVSAWRLGDSRPGYLRDVSAGIFTSVYVPFLAGFAMLMVRHDDGAWWVFALLVVVVASDTGGLLAGVLAGRHPMAPSVSPKKSWEGFAGSVVLGVGVAVPVAVYAFDAPWWTGVVLGVTGVIGATLGDLGESLIKRDLGIKDMSQLLPGHGGLMDRLDSLLPTAPLVWFVLEYIVT, encoded by the coding sequence ATGACTGACGGGGCGACAGGTTCGACCGGCAGCCGGTCCCGCCGGCACGGGCGGGCCGGCCGCGACATGCGCGCGGCCAGCCTGGTGGGGCTCGGGCTGGGCGCGATCGTGCTCAGCACCCTGTTCCTGTTCAAGCCGGCGTTCGTGGGCCTGGTCGTCATCGTCATGGTCGTGGCGGTCTGGGAGCTGGCGACGGCGCTCGGCGCGCGCTCCGTCGCGGTCCCGGTCGTGCCGGTCGTGCTCGGCACCGTCCTCATGCTGGTGGGCGCCTATCTGGGCGGCGGCTCGCCGCTCATGGTCGGCCTCGGCCTGACGGTGGCGGCCGTCAGCGCTTGGCGGCTCGGCGACAGCCGGCCCGGGTACCTGCGCGACGTGTCGGCCGGCATCTTCACCAGCGTCTACGTGCCGTTCCTGGCCGGCTTCGCCATGCTCATGGTGCGCCACGACGACGGCGCCTGGTGGGTGTTCGCGCTGCTGGTCGTGGTGGTCGCGTCCGACACCGGCGGGCTGCTCGCCGGCGTGCTGGCCGGCCGGCATCCCATGGCGCCCAGCGTCAGCCCGAAGAAGTCCTGGGAGGGGTTCGCCGGCTCGGTGGTCCTCGGCGTCGGCGTGGCCGTCCCGGTGGCGGTGTACGCGTTCGACGCGCCCTGGTGGACCGGCGTGGTCCTCGGCGTGACGGGCGTCATCGGCGCCACGCTGGGCGACCTGGGCGAGTCGCTGATCAAGCGCGACCTCGGCATCAAGGACATGAGCCAGCTGCTGCCCGGTCACGGCGGCCTCATGGACCGCCTCGACTCCCTGCTGCCGACGGCGCCCCTGGTCTGGTTCGTGCTCGAGTACATCGTCACCTAG
- the frr gene encoding ribosome recycling factor gives MIDETLLEAEEKMEKAVSVGKEDFSSIRTGRAHPSLFNKIVVDYYGAPTPVSQLASFHVADARMITVQPYDKGSLAAIERAIRDSDLGVNPTNDGNIVRVVLPTLTEERRREYIKLAREKAEGAKVSIRSVRRHAKETLDKLARDGEAGEDEVNRAEKQLESVTKTYVEQIDELLKHKEAELLEV, from the coding sequence GTGATCGACGAGACCCTCCTCGAGGCCGAGGAGAAGATGGAGAAGGCCGTGTCCGTCGGCAAGGAGGACTTCTCGTCCATCCGCACCGGCCGGGCCCATCCGTCGCTGTTCAACAAGATCGTGGTCGACTACTACGGTGCGCCGACCCCGGTCAGCCAGCTCGCGTCGTTCCACGTGGCCGACGCCCGCATGATCACCGTCCAGCCCTATGACAAGGGCTCGCTGGCGGCCATCGAGCGGGCCATCCGCGACTCCGACCTGGGTGTCAACCCGACCAACGACGGCAACATCGTGCGCGTCGTGCTCCCCACGCTCACCGAGGAGCGCCGCCGCGAGTACATCAAGCTGGCGCGCGAGAAGGCCGAGGGCGCGAAGGTGTCCATCCGCAGCGTGCGCCGTCACGCCAAGGAGACGCTGGACAAGCTCGCCCGCGACGGCGAGGCCGGCGAGGACGAGGTCAACCGCGCCGAGAAGCAGCTCGAGTCGGTGACGAAGACCTACGTCGAGCAGATCGACGAGTTGCTCAAGCACAAGGAAGCCGAGCTTCTCGAGGTCTGA
- the pyrH gene encoding UMP kinase, whose amino-acid sequence MPASAVPDAVDAAPGRPVRVLLKLSGEVFGGGAVGVDPEVVKGIASQIAEVVVKDGVQVAVVVGGGNFFRGAELQHHGMDRARGDYMGMLGTVMNCLALQDFLEHLDVDTRVQTAITMGQVAEPYIPRRAARHLEKGRVVIFGAGAGMPYFTTDTVAAQRALEIGCDRLLMGKNGVDGVYEADPRKDPTARKYSSITYADVLRQRLNVADPAAFSLCMDNQLPIVVFGLGEPNGIARAIRGERIGTLVASNIETIVEG is encoded by the coding sequence GTGCCGGCCTCGGCCGTCCCCGACGCCGTCGACGCCGCTCCTGGGCGGCCCGTCCGGGTGCTGCTGAAGCTCTCGGGCGAGGTGTTCGGCGGCGGCGCGGTCGGCGTCGACCCCGAGGTCGTCAAGGGCATCGCGAGCCAGATCGCCGAGGTCGTCGTCAAGGACGGCGTCCAGGTCGCCGTCGTCGTCGGCGGCGGCAACTTCTTCCGCGGCGCGGAGCTGCAGCACCACGGCATGGACCGCGCCCGCGGCGACTACATGGGCATGCTGGGCACGGTCATGAACTGCCTGGCGCTGCAGGACTTCCTCGAGCACCTCGACGTCGACACCCGGGTGCAGACCGCCATCACCATGGGGCAGGTCGCCGAGCCGTACATCCCGCGCCGCGCCGCCCGGCACCTCGAGAAGGGCCGCGTCGTCATCTTCGGCGCCGGCGCCGGCATGCCGTACTTCACGACGGACACCGTCGCCGCCCAGCGCGCGCTCGAGATCGGCTGCGACCGCCTGCTCATGGGCAAGAACGGGGTCGACGGCGTCTACGAGGCCGACCCCCGCAAGGACCCGACGGCGCGCAAGTACAGCAGCATCACCTACGCCGACGTGCTGCGGCAGCGGCTCAACGTCGCCGACCCGGCCGCCTTCAGTCTGTGCATGGACAACCAGCTGCCGATCGTCGTGTTCGGGCTCGGCGAGCCCAACGGCATCGCGCGTGCCATCCGCGGCGAGCGCATCGGTACCTTGGTCGCCTCGAACATCGAGACGATCGTCGAGGGCTGA
- the tsf gene encoding translation elongation factor Ts — MPNVTAADVKRLRDATGAGMMDAKRALEETGGDFDQAIEALRIKGAAKAAKRAAERTTANGLVAANGPAMIVLACETDFVAKNEDFQKLAADIVAAAAEAKPADVDALLNAQLADGRKVSEALDSAAAVMGEKIEIGGVAVVDGEFATYLHRRAADLPYQVGSYVVYTSNGSEGAQQAARDAAMQVVALKATYATRDEVPADVVENERRIAEATAREEGKPEGALPKIVEGRVNGFFKETVLVDQPSVKESKKSVGAVLADAGVTVQRIVRLEA; from the coding sequence ATGCCGAACGTCACTGCGGCCGACGTCAAGCGGCTGCGCGATGCCACCGGTGCGGGCATGATGGACGCGAAGAGGGCGCTGGAGGAGACCGGCGGCGACTTCGACCAGGCCATCGAGGCACTGCGCATCAAGGGTGCGGCCAAGGCCGCCAAGCGCGCCGCCGAGCGCACCACGGCCAACGGCCTGGTCGCGGCCAACGGCCCGGCCATGATCGTGCTGGCCTGCGAGACCGACTTCGTCGCCAAGAACGAGGACTTCCAGAAGCTGGCCGCCGACATCGTCGCCGCGGCCGCCGAGGCCAAGCCGGCCGACGTCGACGCGCTGCTGAACGCGCAGCTCGCCGACGGCCGCAAGGTCAGCGAGGCCCTCGACTCCGCCGCCGCGGTCATGGGCGAGAAGATCGAGATCGGCGGGGTCGCCGTCGTCGACGGCGAGTTCGCCACCTACCTGCACCGTCGCGCCGCCGACCTGCCGTACCAGGTGGGCTCGTACGTCGTGTACACCTCCAACGGCTCCGAGGGCGCCCAGCAGGCCGCCCGCGACGCCGCCATGCAGGTCGTCGCGCTGAAGGCCACCTACGCCACCCGCGACGAGGTCCCCGCGGACGTCGTCGAGAACGAGCGGCGCATCGCCGAGGCCACGGCCCGCGAGGAGGGCAAGCCCGAGGGCGCCCTGCCGAAGATCGTCGAGGGCCGCGTCAACGGCTTCTTCAAGGAGACCGTGCTGGTCGACCAGCCGTCGGTCAAGGAGTCGAAGAAGTCCGTCGGCGCCGTGCTCGCCGACGCCGGTGTGACGGTCCAGCGGATCGTCCGCCTCGAGGCCTGA